Proteins encoded by one window of Streptomyces uncialis:
- a CDS encoding FAD-dependent monooxygenase, producing MGARVKVACVGGGPAGLYFSILMKRQDPSHDITVHERNPAGSTYGWGVTYWSALLERLRAGDPESARAIAEHSVSWHQGVARVGDFTTVQPGDEGFGIGRRTVLGLLTERARALGVRVVFEDEVGEPPPADLVVAGDGVNSVLRDRHRDHFGTEVTAGRNVYAWLGTTKVFPSFTFAFVPTEHGWIWAYGYPFDAGRSTCVVECSPATWRGLGLDRADEAEGLNTLEKLFADVLDGHGLIGREQRDGTAQWLTFRTVTNRAWYRDNLVLLGDAAHTTHYSIGAGTTLALEDAMALAAALRGSPELRPALARYERERRSALLSAQSAARYSAEWYENLPRYMRLPPERMFALLGQRHSPLLPHVPPGLYYRLDRAAGRLESARRFKRWLGPRVARTLHARSRPR from the coding sequence ATGGGAGCGCGTGTGAAGGTCGCCTGCGTCGGCGGCGGGCCCGCCGGACTGTACTTCTCGATCCTGATGAAGCGGCAGGACCCGTCGCATGACATCACCGTCCACGAACGCAACCCGGCCGGATCGACGTACGGCTGGGGCGTCACCTACTGGAGCGCGCTGCTGGAGCGGCTGCGGGCCGGGGACCCCGAGTCCGCGCGGGCCATCGCCGAACACTCCGTCAGCTGGCACCAGGGGGTGGCGCGTGTCGGGGACTTCACGACCGTCCAGCCCGGTGACGAGGGGTTCGGGATCGGCCGCCGGACCGTGCTCGGTCTGCTGACCGAACGCGCGCGTGCGCTGGGGGTGCGGGTGGTGTTCGAGGACGAGGTCGGCGAGCCGCCCCCGGCCGATCTCGTGGTGGCCGGGGACGGGGTGAACAGCGTCCTGCGCGACCGCCACCGGGACCACTTCGGTACCGAGGTCACCGCCGGACGCAACGTCTACGCCTGGCTCGGCACGACGAAGGTCTTCCCGTCGTTCACCTTCGCGTTCGTGCCGACGGAGCACGGCTGGATCTGGGCGTACGGCTACCCCTTCGACGCCGGCCGGAGCACCTGTGTCGTCGAGTGCTCCCCCGCGACCTGGCGCGGCCTCGGTCTGGACCGCGCCGACGAGGCGGAGGGGCTCAACACCCTGGAGAAGCTGTTCGCGGACGTGCTGGACGGGCACGGGCTGATCGGCCGGGAGCAGCGGGACGGCACCGCCCAGTGGCTGACGTTCCGCACGGTCACCAACCGGGCCTGGTACCGGGACAACCTCGTGCTGCTGGGGGACGCCGCCCACACCACGCACTACTCCATCGGCGCGGGCACGACCCTGGCGCTGGAGGACGCGATGGCGCTGGCCGCCGCGCTGCGGGGCTCGCCCGAGCTGCGGCCCGCGCTGGCGCGCTACGAGCGGGAGCGGCGGTCCGCCCTGCTGTCCGCGCAGAGCGCGGCGCGCTACAGCGCCGAGTGGTACGAGAACCTGCCGCGCTACATGCGGCTGCCGCCCGAGCGGATGTTCGCGCTGCTCGGCCAGCGGCACTCGCCGCTGCTTCCGCATGTACCGCCGGGGCTGTACTACCGGCTCGACCGCGCGGCGGGGCGGCTGGAGTCAGCACGCCGGTTCAAGCGGTGGCTGGGACCCCGGGTCGCCCGGACCCTGCACGCGCGGTCCCGGCCACGCTGA
- a CDS encoding TVP38/TMEM64 family protein, with product MLDTTVLPPAPVGGAAPKSAAARWSGVLLSPWSRLSLLVVLLAGAATAMLLFEPQKVLADGWPPQLGGVAAATAFAVAYGLCTVAFVPRPLLNLAAGALLGSQFGLAAAVAGTVLGAGMSFGLGRVLGQDALRPLLRGRWLTAADGQLSRHGFRSMLAVRLFPGVPFVAANYCASVSRMGWTPFLLATALGTVPNTAAYVIAGDRAQTPTSPGFLIAMGFIALSGLAGAVVAWRKRHQLRDC from the coding sequence ATGCTCGACACCACGGTTCTCCCTCCCGCGCCGGTCGGCGGCGCAGCGCCGAAGAGTGCCGCCGCGCGGTGGTCGGGCGTCCTGTTGTCACCCTGGTCGCGGCTCTCCCTGCTGGTGGTCCTGCTGGCGGGCGCGGCGACGGCGATGCTGCTGTTCGAGCCGCAGAAGGTGCTCGCCGACGGCTGGCCACCACAACTCGGCGGTGTCGCCGCGGCGACGGCCTTCGCGGTGGCGTACGGGCTGTGCACGGTGGCGTTCGTGCCGCGTCCGCTGCTGAACCTCGCGGCCGGCGCGCTGCTGGGCTCGCAGTTCGGGCTGGCCGCCGCGGTGGCGGGCACGGTGCTGGGCGCGGGGATGTCGTTCGGGCTGGGCCGGGTGCTGGGGCAGGACGCGTTGCGCCCGCTGCTCCGGGGCCGTTGGCTGACGGCGGCCGACGGACAGCTCAGCAGACACGGCTTCCGTTCGATGCTGGCGGTGCGGCTGTTCCCGGGAGTGCCGTTCGTCGCGGCGAACTACTGCGCTTCGGTGTCCCGGATGGGGTGGACGCCGTTCCTGCTCGCGACGGCGCTGGGAACGGTCCCGAACACGGCCGCGTATGTGATCGCGGGTGACCGCGCGCAGACCCCGACCTCGCCGGGATTCCTGATCGCGATGGGGTTCATCGCGCTGTCCGGGCTGGCGGGCGCGGTGGTCGCCTGGCGCAAGCGGCATCAGCTGCGGGACTGCTGA
- the tuf gene encoding elongation factor Tu yields MSKTAYVRTKPHLNIGTMGHVDHGKTTLTAAITKVLAERGSGTYVPFDRIDRAPEEAARGITINIAHVEYETDTRHYAHVDMPGHADYIKNMVTGAAQLDGAILVVSALDGIMPQTAEHVLLARQVGVDHIVVAVNKADAGDEELTDLVELEVRELLSAHGYGGDTVPVVRVSGLRALEGDPRWTESIGALLDAVDTYVPLPERYIDAPFLLPVENVLTITGRGTVVTGAVERGTVRVGDRVEVLGAGLESVVTGVETFGKPMDEAQAGDNVALLLRGVARDAVRRGHLVAAPGSLAPSSRFTAQVYVLSAAEGGRTTPVTTGYRPQFYIRTADVVGDIDLGEAAVARPGDTVTVTVELGREVPLEPGLGFAIREGGRTVGAGTVTRVG; encoded by the coding sequence ATGTCCAAGACGGCATACGTGCGCACCAAGCCGCATCTCAACATCGGCACCATGGGCCATGTCGACCACGGCAAGACCACCCTGACCGCCGCGATCACCAAGGTGCTCGCCGAGCGCGGCAGCGGCACCTACGTCCCCTTCGACCGGATCGACCGGGCGCCGGAGGAGGCCGCGCGCGGCATCACCATCAACATCGCGCACGTCGAGTACGAGACCGACACCCGCCACTACGCCCATGTCGACATGCCCGGCCACGCCGACTACATCAAGAACATGGTCACGGGTGCCGCGCAGCTCGACGGCGCGATCCTGGTCGTCTCCGCGCTCGACGGGATCATGCCGCAGACCGCCGAGCACGTCCTGCTGGCCCGTCAGGTCGGCGTCGACCACATCGTCGTCGCCGTCAACAAGGCGGACGCGGGCGACGAGGAGCTGACCGACCTCGTGGAGCTGGAGGTACGGGAACTGCTCTCCGCGCACGGGTACGGCGGGGACACCGTGCCCGTCGTCCGGGTCTCCGGGCTGCGCGCGCTGGAGGGCGACCCCCGGTGGACGGAGTCGATCGGCGCGCTGCTCGACGCCGTGGACACGTATGTGCCGCTGCCCGAGCGGTACATCGACGCGCCGTTCCTGCTCCCCGTCGAGAACGTGCTCACCATCACCGGCCGCGGCACCGTCGTGACCGGTGCGGTGGAGCGCGGCACGGTACGGGTCGGGGACCGCGTCGAGGTGCTGGGCGCCGGTCTCGAATCGGTGGTCACCGGGGTGGAGACCTTCGGCAAGCCGATGGACGAGGCGCAGGCCGGGGACAATGTCGCGCTGCTGCTGCGCGGGGTGGCGAGGGACGCGGTGCGCCGCGGGCACCTCGTCGCGGCGCCCGGCAGTCTGGCCCCCAGCAGCCGTTTCACCGCCCAGGTGTACGTGCTGTCGGCCGCCGAGGGCGGCCGGACCACCCCGGTCACCACCGGGTACCGGCCGCAGTTCTACATCCGCACCGCGGATGTCGTCGGGGACATCGACCTCGGCGAGGCGGCCGTGGCCCGGCCCGGCGACACCGTCACGGTGACGGTCGAGCTCGGCCGGGAGGTGCCGCTGGAGCCGGGGCTCGGCTTCGCGATCCGGGAGGGCGGCCGGACGGTCGGCGCGGGGACGGTGACCCGGGTCGGCTGA
- a CDS encoding spermidine synthase, whose translation MRAVDHGTARLLPDIDRERAWLLTVDGSPQSYVDLDDPTHLEFEYVRRLGHVVDTAAPPGRPLDVIHLGGGALTLPRYTAATRPGSRQRVVEFDGALVALVAEHLPQSDPDGVRTHTADARGWLEAAPGRSADLLVADVFGGSRVPAHLTSVEYARAAERVLRENGRYAANLADGAPFTFLRSQLANFAAVFGELALIAEPSVLRGRRFGNVVLLASHAPLPVAELARRTAADGFPARVEHGTALRRRTGDAAVVRDADAVGSPEPPGGTFRVG comes from the coding sequence ATCCGAGCCGTCGACCACGGCACCGCGCGGCTGCTGCCCGATATCGACCGGGAGCGGGCCTGGCTGCTGACCGTCGACGGCTCACCCCAGTCGTACGTCGACCTCGACGACCCCACCCATCTGGAATTCGAGTACGTCCGCCGCCTCGGACACGTCGTCGACACCGCCGCCCCGCCCGGCCGTCCGCTCGACGTGATCCATCTGGGCGGCGGGGCCCTCACCCTGCCCCGCTACACCGCCGCCACCCGGCCCGGTTCCCGTCAGCGGGTCGTGGAGTTCGACGGCGCCCTCGTCGCCCTGGTCGCGGAGCATCTGCCGCAGAGCGACCCGGACGGGGTCCGGACGCACACCGCCGACGCGCGCGGCTGGCTGGAGGCGGCGCCCGGGCGCTCCGCCGATCTGCTGGTCGCCGATGTGTTCGGCGGTTCCCGGGTACCCGCGCACCTCACCTCCGTCGAGTACGCGCGGGCGGCGGAACGCGTTCTGCGCGAGAACGGGCGGTACGCGGCGAACCTCGCCGACGGGGCGCCCTTCACCTTCCTCCGCTCCCAGCTGGCGAACTTCGCGGCGGTGTTCGGGGAGCTCGCACTCATCGCCGAGCCGTCCGTGCTGCGCGGACGCCGGTTCGGCAATGTCGTCCTGCTCGCCTCGCACGCCCCGCTGCCCGTCGCGGAACTGGCCCGGCGTACGGCCGCCGACGGGTTCCCCGCGCGTGTGGAGCACGGTACGGCCCTGCGGCGGCGGACCGGGGACGCGGCCGTGGTGCGGGACGCGGACGCCGTCGGCTCGCCCGAGCCGCCGGGCGGGACCTTCCGGGTCGGCTGA
- a CDS encoding MFS transporter, with amino-acid sequence MNSPPPRQRRPPWAGRNYILLTVATVFTNLGSHGALIASAFAVIESGGGSGDVGLVAAARTVPLVLFLLIGGAVADRLPRHRVMVAANAVNCVSQAVFAALVITGRAELWQMMLLSALGGAGHAFFSPASEGMLMSSVSGEQAGRAFALYRMAMHGAGIGGAALGGAMVAAMGPGWVLAVDAAAFALAGALRAFLDVRHIPPREPGNGLAADLRDGWHEVIGRPWLWSIVAQFSVVVAVITVSEAVYGPLVAREELGGAAPWGFALGAFGVGTLVGALVMMRWKPRRLLFVGSLAVFTLALPSAALAVPLPIAGLVAVMFVSGVAIEVFGVAWITTLHQEIPEEKFSRVSAYDWFGSVGMVPVFTALAGPAESAFGRSEALWGCAVLVVLVTAAVLLVPDVRRLSHRPAADAPKAAALPREPLTAGTGPGVPRDPAAATAGEAPADGASDAGGRG; translated from the coding sequence GTGAACTCACCGCCGCCACGTCAGCGCCGGCCGCCCTGGGCCGGTCGCAACTACATCCTGCTCACCGTCGCCACCGTCTTCACCAACCTCGGCAGCCACGGCGCCCTGATCGCCTCGGCGTTCGCCGTGATCGAGTCGGGCGGCGGCAGCGGTGACGTGGGACTCGTGGCCGCGGCGCGCACCGTGCCGCTGGTGCTCTTCCTGCTGATCGGCGGCGCCGTCGCCGACCGGCTGCCCCGACACCGGGTGATGGTCGCGGCGAACGCCGTGAACTGTGTGTCGCAGGCGGTGTTCGCGGCCCTCGTCATCACCGGCCGCGCCGAACTCTGGCAGATGATGCTGCTGTCCGCCCTCGGCGGCGCCGGGCACGCGTTCTTCTCGCCCGCCTCCGAGGGCATGCTGATGTCCTCCGTCTCGGGCGAACAGGCCGGCCGCGCCTTCGCCCTGTACCGGATGGCCATGCACGGCGCGGGCATCGGCGGAGCCGCGCTCGGCGGGGCGATGGTCGCCGCGATGGGTCCCGGCTGGGTCCTCGCGGTGGACGCCGCCGCCTTCGCCCTCGCCGGGGCGCTGCGCGCGTTCCTGGACGTCCGGCACATCCCGCCGCGGGAACCGGGCAACGGGCTGGCCGCCGATCTGCGGGACGGCTGGCACGAGGTGATCGGACGGCCGTGGCTGTGGTCGATCGTGGCGCAGTTCTCCGTCGTGGTCGCGGTGATCACGGTCTCCGAGGCCGTCTACGGCCCGCTGGTGGCCCGGGAGGAGCTGGGCGGCGCGGCGCCCTGGGGCTTCGCGCTCGGCGCCTTCGGTGTCGGGACGCTCGTCGGGGCCCTGGTGATGATGCGCTGGAAGCCGCGGCGGCTGCTGTTCGTGGGCAGCCTGGCCGTGTTCACGCTGGCGCTGCCGTCCGCCGCGCTGGCGGTGCCCCTGCCGATCGCCGGGCTGGTCGCGGTGATGTTCGTGAGCGGCGTGGCGATCGAGGTGTTCGGCGTCGCCTGGATCACCACGCTGCACCAGGAGATCCCGGAGGAGAAGTTCTCCCGGGTGTCCGCGTACGACTGGTTCGGTTCGGTCGGCATGGTTCCCGTCTTCACCGCCCTGGCGGGCCCGGCGGAGAGCGCGTTCGGCCGCTCCGAGGCACTGTGGGGCTGCGCCGTGCTGGTGGTGCTGGTGACGGCGGCGGTGCTGCTCGTCCCGGACGTCCGGCGGTTGTCCCACCGGCCGGCGGCCGACGCCCCGAAGGCGGCGGCGCTGCCCCGGGAACCGCTCACGGCCGGCACGGGCCCGGGGGTCCCCCGCGATCCCGCCGCCGCCACCGCCGGTGAGGCACCGGCGGACGGGGCGTCGGACGCGGGCGGACGCGGCTGA
- a CDS encoding DUF4442 domain-containing protein translates to MSIGEMLAATVPMARTLNLEFLETGADKAVVALPDQGDFHNHVGGPHAGAMFTLGESASGAIVLAAFGAQLSRAVPLAVRAEIAYRKLAMGPVTATATLGRPAADVIAELEAGGRPEFPVTVEIRREDGAVTGEMTVVWTLRPHA, encoded by the coding sequence ATGTCCATCGGCGAGATGCTCGCCGCCACCGTCCCGATGGCCCGCACCCTCAACCTGGAGTTTCTGGAGACCGGTGCGGACAAGGCGGTGGTCGCGCTGCCCGACCAGGGCGACTTCCACAACCACGTCGGCGGCCCGCACGCCGGGGCGATGTTCACCCTGGGGGAGTCGGCCAGCGGCGCCATCGTGCTCGCCGCGTTCGGCGCGCAGCTCTCCCGGGCCGTGCCGCTCGCGGTGCGCGCGGAGATCGCCTACCGGAAGCTGGCCATGGGGCCGGTGACGGCCACCGCGACCCTGGGCCGCCCCGCCGCCGACGTGATCGCCGAACTGGAAGCCGGGGGCCGCCCCGAGTTCCCCGTCACCGTCGAGATCCGGCGCGAGGACGGCGCGGTCACCGGGGAGATGACCGTCGTCTGGACC